The window atacaatataaatgcTATAGAACTAATCCAAAAGCATTGAGTTACAACTAAGATTTCAAGTCTCCTCTCCTTATTCTATTTGAGACTATAGGTGTGTTTAGATTTGCTGAAATTTGTTGAAAAATGTGAACTTGCTAAAGTTAATCTCCCGGCCAATGTAAACACCAACATGGCAACATGCTATGCTTGTTTTAAAAAGGATCCTTATGCCGGTTAATTTCGAATTGCGTGggtgatttataaattaattaaatgctTTCCAACAAGAAAACCCATAAATCTATCATAAATCAAAAAAACTTCACatcaaaatttagttattaCATTGATTAAAAGATACTGTAATTAAAAATGTTGTAAATAGCACCCATATAACTGATATAACGATGAGTAAAATGGGTCGAAAGATTTTCAGACTGCATATGCCCTCTCTCAGTCGCTGTCAGGGATGGGATTCCAATGTCATCAGAGAGGATTTTCCTCGCCTGATCATTCTGTGGGATAAAAATTTGCATTTTTATACATCTTGTCTTCATGGTTCTCTGCTCTTTTGCTTAACAGGCGTATTACTTCTTCTTGAGATGGGTATGCCAGTAGTTTTTTTAAGTCATTGTCCCTCCTAGCAGTCAGGTCTGTAGCTATGGCAGCCCATACCATgcaaccaaaaaaaaattagcatcGTCAATTCTATTAACTTAGTAACATACATTTAAACAAAGAATAACAAATTCAAATCAGTATTTggaattaatattgtttttagtAATAAATTCAAATCAGTATTTGTAATTAATATTGTTTGTAGTAATAGtttaaacataattaatatttttagaaaaattcgtttaacattttaattagctattttcaaaaaaaatttattaaacaggTAGGcatatagattttccttttaatTGTCACCTGCTGCAGAATCCTTccattcttcttcttcatcagtgATGACCCATTCATGGTTGATCTATTCCCATTAACACCAGGATGACTTTCTCTTCGTCGTGGTTTGGAATCTCCACCGTCTGTGCACCATGATCATCTAGTTGTTCATCTCATTCTCACAGTCACTCCGATATGGTCTCAAAATTTCCCAGACAAATTTCTAACCCCGTGTCAGGAATCCAGAACTCTTTCCCTGCCCAAACAACCTACGAATTAATGACCACCAGTCAAACCCTCTGCATATATGGCCTCTCTATCTGTGTTAGGTATCTTGTGAGTGCATTTTGACTCTCCACTATAGTCTATAGGCCTCACCAACAGTTTAAGGTTCGGATCACTCTTCCTTTGCTGCTGATCTTTTTGCATGGTTGGGATCCAAGAAACATTTTCAATCCCACTCCTTGAGCGCCTCCAAGTTATCAGTTCCTAGCTCCATCTTGttttcatctttcagaaaaGCTTCTTTTAATCCAATCAACACATCGCCCATAATTTATTGGCTCTTCTTGTAAGATTTCTTATCGTTCCTGAGTACATCTTGATAATCGTACCTCTTTAATCCCTGAGAATCACACCTATGCCTGAGTCATTTCCGTTTGATATGGGTTGATCCAAAGTGAACGCATGCACGTTCAATTTGATGAAACCCTTCATCGGAAAGATCCATAATTTTTCCATCTGTTAGTTGCTTAATTACTGTCTCGGTGTGTtttggattttctgaaatgtttgTAATGTGTTGTGAAAAGATAATTCTATTTCACTTTGTCTTAGGCGTGTCTTCTGAGGTTCCCAGCTATGGTGACTAGTTTCAACTGCTCGAAATAAGTTGTACAGTTGTACACTTGTACTGGTTCTGTCAATaggatttttaatatatctttatattatgGATGTATCTATAATCCTTAAATAATACTATGTGATGGGCTTCTAATTAACCCTGACTATCCATTAATTATTGGACTGGATCTTAATTGCCCATATTATTTTTCTTCGGGCTGACTGTAGTTGGCCCTTGACACCATGTATGCAAGAGTTTTACTCTTTTCCTGTCACCTTTTGGCAACCTAGCTATCAGTCCCCAATAGATTATTTCTTGGAGCATATTGGACTCTGAATCTTTAATCTCCAATGAGCTCCTCCCTGTCACTGTTTTCTTCCAGATTCATTCTCATCTTTGCACCAGCTCTGCCTCTTAGAAATTTTTCCTCTAACAACTTTGAGTCTGTGCATAGGATGAAAAATTCATGCAGTCTGCTTAATTAATGTTATAAAAATAACAGAGCTTGCCTTTCAGCATCTCTGGGGGATCCTACTATACATAGACCAGAGTATATGAAGATGATATTGTCCTCCAAGTCTGTGATTGCAATTGTACCATATCATGTAAGGGGAAGCTCCTGATGGATTAATTGTTAAGAATCATTTGAAGGACCTAACTTTAATTAGCCAAGTTGTTGTGGCATGATTCCAGACTTTCCAGTCCTTGTGACTAAAAATACTATTTTCTTTCATCCCCAACCAAATAGTCCAAATGCAGCCGCTAATTGTTATGGACCAAATTTTGCTTAGATTCAATCCtttgcttaaatttatatgAAAGAATTTAAGTCACCTGTGtataaatttttctaaaaatttaggAACAATCCTTGcagattataataaaataattctattcaatttaatacaaaatataataaatatgaacaaaaatcatatcatatatataagtatacaatatatgatataattataacatctatttattgtaattatttttaattttattaaaatatcatattagTATTTATTAATCAATTATTACAAGTTATAAACCGATATTTATAAGATTAGTTTATACAAAATACATAGTGCACACTGCAAAATACTCGGAGTCTTACAACactaaagtaaaaaaaaaaaaaaagaagcacaaAATATATTTCACTATCCTAATTTcctttttgacaacaataaaaTCTCTAAAAATGCAAAAAATACCAGATACTCTaaaggaaaaaataaattattccaGAAATTTCCAGGCTGTGAAGCAGAAGACACGGATCTAAAATTCCTGATCCAACGGCTAGTATTGCACGCGGCACCGTGTCCGAATTTCTCGGAGCACATTGTCTGACATACCCCACATCTCCCACTTCATAGGAACGACCAGTGAATATTAAGCGGAGGGCAGCGTCGTAAATTCAGCTCCGTAACTTGGTCGCTACTCTACAACAAGGCATGTAGGAACtgttttcgaatttaatattcttTTCCATTATTTGCGGAAAaggaaataaatatttatattatattgtgaAATGATGTGGTCTCGTTGCCGCATATAGACgcccttttttatatataaacacagcacAAGCTTTGTGCAGGGaagaagagagagagggagagagagagagaggagagaggtgGAATTAGGGTTTGGAAGAAGATGAGTACGTTTTATAAAAGAGCGACCAGTGTGTTTACGAAGCATCCTGTTGTGACAAAGTTATTGGTTGTTGCTACTGTCAGGTATATTTTCTGTGTGTTTTTTGAGAaatttattatgttttgtaATGTGTTTTGGATTTTGTTTTGGAGATTTGTGTTTGTGAATGTATCATGTATGTTTGTGGCTATTGACTGTATGTgggagggagagggggggagagatagagagagatttTGTctagggagagggagagatttTTTTTCGAgtgagatggagagagagagagagattttgtCTAGGGAGggggacagagagagagagagtttgtCTAGGGAGggggacagagagagagagagagagagagagagagagagagagagtttgtagagagagagagagattttgtctagggagagggagagatttTGTCTGAGTGAGATGGAGAGGGATTTTATCTACGGAGAGAGTGGGATAGAGAGAGGGATTTTGTCTATGGAGaggggagggaggggggggggggagttGTCCAGGGGGATGTTGTGTAGGAACTAGGAAGGGAGATTATGTTGTTTTTTGATTTCATATCTGTTGTTTAAATATGAATGCTGCTATATTAGATGTTAGATTTTATGTAATCATCTACTAATATAGAAGATATGAGGGAGAATCCATTAGATGATTAAAAAACCCGGaagtaatttaatattaacCAATTGACACACACTTGCCCACATTTTTTATGGCTAGGTCTAGTTTACaaatgatttttaattgttCTGGGTGAATGTTACGCTGTGTAAAAGGAATTTTTTGATTTCTTTGATTTTTTGTATAACGTTATTTGCTTTCGAATGCAGTAGTGGAGGTGTGGTGGTTTATTCTGGGGCCAGACCATTCAATGGAGCGTATGCCGATGCTGGTCATGCTGCTGGAAAGCGTGTCAACAAAAAGAAAGTGGTTGTTCTTGGAACTGGATGGGCAAGCACTTCCTTTCTCAAAAATTTGAAGGATCCTTCGTATGAAGTTCAAATAGTTTCACCACGTAATTATTTTGCATTTACTCCTCTGTTGCCTAGCGTGACAGTCGGGACAGTTGAAGCTCGTAGTATTGTTGAGCCAGTTCGTAGTATTGCAAATTCGGTGAGCCAAAGCATTTAGATGTACCAAATTTTGCTTCTGATGTTTTTTGTTTGGCTTACTTGTTTGTAATGAGATAAATTTGCATAAAACATGATGTCATAACGCTCAGTTTTGCACTAATCTACTCAAATTTAAGATTTGGACTGTAGTTTAAAAACACCGAGTTCCTGGTTTCTAAAAAATAATGGTTATCAACTATAAGTGAATTTAATGTACAGTCCTATTTGATATGGTTCAGAGTACTGTTTTAACTGAACTTTCTGGCCATGTGACTTTTTGCTGATTACCGCTGTTTATTGACTGGCAATCCCTGTATTGATTACTAATGTCGAAATTGCATATATTGTTTGGTCTTGCAGAATGGTCTAGACGTGGAATACAGGGAAGCTGAATGCTTTAAGATTGACGCTGAGAACAAGAAAGTCCTTTGTAGATCTACTCAAGATTCAAAAGTGGGTAAAAAAGAAGAATTTGAAGTAGACTATGACTACTTGGTGGTAGCAATGGGAGCACAAGTAAATACTTTCAATATCCCCGGCGTTGTTGAGAACACTCACTTTTTGAAGGTAATTTGTCTGCAGGAGTTTTTAGTTTTGAATGTCCGAGTATATCAATTGCACTTTTGATTGGATAAAGATCATTCAAGTCCTTCAATGGAGCTTCCTAACGCTAATATTATTATCTGCGGGTCTAATTAGATGCTTGAAAACAGGAAGTTGAGGATGCACAGAGGATTCGGAGGAGTGTGATTGACTGTTTTGAACGGGCTAGCCTTCCGAGTGTATCTGataaagagagggagagaatcCTTCATTTTGTAGTTGTCGGTGGTGGTCCGACAGGAGTGGAGTTTGCAGCAGAGCTTCATGACTTTGTGCATGAAGATTTAGCCAAGTTGTATCCCACTCTAAAACAATATGTGAAGATTACTCTTCTAGAGGCCACTGATCACATATTGACTATGTAAGTTTTGATCTAGAATTCAGTTATCATGTTCAAATTCTTTTATTGGGAGAAAATGTAAATTATTAGTAAATACTTCAATTTAGACAAAGCTTAGTATAGCAGGACACACATCTCTCTTATTATGGAACTACAAACAAATAGATGCTGCTGATCTTGCCTGGCATCGTTAGATTAGTCAGTATTACCAGTGGGTGAATAGATTACACTATTTTGGCCTATTATTAGTATACATATTTGCTTTGTTCTGGTACCTTCGGTTATATTTTTGTAAGGAGATGTGGAAAGTTCCACTGTATAGTGACTGAACTTAGTGAGTAGTGAAAAAGACTTATTCCCCgcccttccccccttaaaaggacaTGGTTTTAAACCGTAATCTCTCTGGTACATAAAAACTATGTACACGGTACACCCAAAAAAGCATATGCATttgaaatgtaatttttaaCGTTGCCATCGTTGTGTCATTTTCTGTTTTATACAGGTTTGACAAAAGGATTACTGAATTTGCTGAAGATAAATTCAAAAGAGATGGAATTGAACTAAAAACTGGATCTGTAGTTATGAAAGTAACCGATAAGGACATATCTACCAAAGAAAGATCTACAGGAGAAATCCAGTCCATACCATATGGTATGGTTGTCTGGTCAACTGGTATAGGTTCTCGACCTGTTGTTTTGGATTTCATGAAGCAAATTGGTCAGGTTTGTTGTATCTATAATACCGTAATATTTTCTGATGGATAATTCTCATGTTCACTCTTGATATGTTCAATATTAGGTGTGATTCTTTCTCTGAGCTAGCTTTATGTTTTTTGCCACAGGGTAACAGGAGAGTTTTGGCAACTGATGAATGGTTACGAGTTCAAGGAACTCAGAGCATATATGCTTTAGGTGATTGTGCAACAATAAATCAACGTAAAGTGATGGTATGTTTCCTCTGTTTTCTCGACAAAGTAAATCATGCAACTTGTGCTTCGAATATTTTTTCCAACCATTTTTTCAATGTGGTGACAGACTATATGACTTTTCCCTATGAgaataaagaaaatttgaaattaaatgaaTATTAATGCTTGGAAATATTTTCTTTCAGGATGATATTGACAAAATATTCAAGAAGGCTGATAAGAAAGGACAAGGCTCCCTTAAAGTGGATGATTTCAAAGAAGTCGTTAATGATATCATAGAGAGGTATCCTCAAGTCGAGCTGTATTTGAAGAAAAAGCAATTGAACAATTTTGTTCAGTTGTTGAAGAATTCTCAGGCGGACGAAGAGTTAGATATTGAAAAgttcaaatcagctctttctgaagTGGACTCGCAGATGAAAATGCTTCCCGCAACTGCACAGGTAAGAATATTGTACTTTCGATATAGCTTCAAGTCCTCTACTCTTCTATACAGGTTCTTCATGTCATCGTCTATGGCTTGTGATGTTTCAGGTGGCTGCTCAAGAAGGCAAATACCTTGCTACCTGTTTCAATCGGATGGAGGAATGTGAAAGGAATCCGGAAGGTCCAGGAAGGTTTAGGGAAGAAGGTCGTCACAGATTTAAACCATTTAGGTATGAACACTTAATCTGCCACAAGGCTTGCTTATAGATAGATACTGCATGCAACTTTAGCACTCTTAACACTTATGCATACAATTAGAGTGGTACAACATACATCAATTATTATGTCATGCAAGTATTTGAAAAGATTTCGTATCCACCTGATAAAATTTCAGGTATAAACATTTGGGGCAATTTGCTCCGTTAGGGGGAGAGCAAACTGCCGCGCAATTTCAGCTTCCCTGGGATTGGGTATCAATTGGACACGGCAGTCAGTGGTTGTGGTACTCCGTGTATGCAaggtagtttcattcttcaaaAGTTAATCTGTTTCTAAATAGAATTTGTCGTAgttaaaattgtaatttttttgctCTTACAAGTTACACatgattattatatttcaaaattttgaaattctagCAAGCAAGTCAGCTGGCGCACAAGATTCTTAGTGGTGTCGGACTGGGGTAGAAGATTCATTTTCGGAAGAGACTCCAGCAGGATCTGATATTATTGAGAAGCATGTTTTTGGAAGTATCAAAACAGTTTTGCCGAGAGCTCTTGTAGGT of the Daucus carota subsp. sativus chromosome 4, DH1 v3.0, whole genome shotgun sequence genome contains:
- the LOC108216498 gene encoding external alternative NAD(P)H-ubiquinone oxidoreductase B2, mitochondrial, giving the protein MSTFYKRATSVFTKHPVVTKLLVVATVSSGGVVVYSGARPFNGAYADAGHAAGKRVNKKKVVVLGTGWASTSFLKNLKDPSYEVQIVSPRNYFAFTPLLPSVTVGTVEARSIVEPVRSIANSNGLDVEYREAECFKIDAENKKVLCRSTQDSKVGKKEEFEVDYDYLVVAMGAQVNTFNIPGVVENTHFLKEVEDAQRIRRSVIDCFERASLPSVSDKERERILHFVVVGGGPTGVEFAAELHDFVHEDLAKLYPTLKQYVKITLLEATDHILTMFDKRITEFAEDKFKRDGIELKTGSVVMKVTDKDISTKERSTGEIQSIPYGMVVWSTGIGSRPVVLDFMKQIGQGNRRVLATDEWLRVQGTQSIYALGDCATINQRKVMDDIDKIFKKADKKGQGSLKVDDFKEVVNDIIERYPQVELYLKKKQLNNFVQLLKNSQADEELDIEKFKSALSEVDSQMKMLPATAQVAAQEGKYLATCFNRMEECERNPEGPGRFREEGRHRFKPFRYKHLGQFAPLGGEQTAAQFQLPWDWVSIGHGSQWLWYSVYASKQVSWRTRFLVVSDWGRRFIFGRDSSRI